Below is a window of Bryobacter aggregatus MPL3 DNA.
GCTTTAAGATCTCCCGCCCAATCCCCCAATACAAGAGCACCAGCTCGCGATTGACGGCCAGCGTCGCCCGGATCTGCGCCCCGGAAATGCGTTCCTTGATGCTCGCCAGCAGCGCAGCGTAAGTCTGTGTTTCTGGCTTCTGTTCGGACATCAAAGACTAGGCTCGCAATCGATCCATAAAGGAAATATAGTCGGCCTTGGGCAGCTCAAAGAAGCACTCGGCGTAGCGGCATTCTCCCGGCGGCAATTGGCGCGAGCGGAAGGAGTTCAACCCGATCGTCGAGTTTGTATAATCGAGCGCCTGGTTTGCAAAGACAAAGCGCTCGAGCATCTGCCGCTTGGTCTCGAGCACCTCGTCGATTGGCAGGGCGACATTGGCGATGCACAAGCCCCACACCTCATAAGTCAGCACACGCACCGGCCACGGAATCTGCCGCAGCACCTCGGCCAGCAGCACGGCGGCAATGCGGTGCTCCGGATGCGCATCGAGCGGAAACGGCGACAGGATCGCATCGGCATGTTGTTCACGAATCAGCGCCACCAGCTGGGCAACAATCTGTTCTGAGGCGGCGCTCAAATCGGGATGATTGAGAAAGCGCGGCGGCGCAAGGCCAAGCACCGCTGCACAAGCCGTCGATTCTGCATTGCGCAAGGCCGACATCTGCGACCGGGTCATGCCCAGATCTTCATGCCCACCTGCTCCGTCCTGTAACAAGACAATCCGCGCCTGCTTGCCGGCCCGCACCTGCAAAGCCAGCGCTCCGCCGCAGCCGATCGCCTCATCATCCTGATGCGGCGCCACCACCAATAGCGATTCGCCCAGCGGCGCTCGAATCGGAATCGATCGCACCACGCCCTGGAAGAAATCCGTCGCCGCCAGCAACAAGCGCGCCCGCTCCTCCAGTTGCCCCACCGAGGAATTGAAGATCAACTTCAGATCCTGCCGGCCATAGAGTTTTGGGTAGACAAGCCGGTACAACTGGCGGATGTACTGTCTCATGTCGCTGGGGTTGCCGGAGGTTGGCTAGGAGTCTGATTCTGCCCACTCCGCCACTTCTGCCATTTTGCTTTCATCTTGGCCAGCGAAGGGGCTGCCCGGTCCGAAGCCAGGGCTTTCCGTCGAAAACCAAAAGTAAGCCGGCGACAGCGCAGAAGTGCTCGCGTGAATGGAACCACACGG
It encodes the following:
- a CDS encoding PIG-L deacetylase family protein, whose translation is MRQYIRQLYRLVYPKLYGRQDLKLIFNSSVGQLEERARLLLAATDFFQGVVRSIPIRAPLGESLLVVAPHQDDEAIGCGGALALQVRAGKQARIVLLQDGAGGHEDLGMTRSQMSALRNAESTACAAVLGLAPPRFLNHPDLSAASEQIVAQLVALIREQHADAILSPFPLDAHPEHRIAAVLLAEVLRQIPWPVRVLTYEVWGLCIANVALPIDEVLETKRQMLERFVFANQALDYTNSTIGLNSFRSRQLPPGECRYAECFFELPKADYISFMDRLRA